In Desulfofustis limnaeus, the genomic stretch TGGAGTGGAATCAGATACAGGTGATATTCATGGATCGGCGATGGATGATCCAGCAACAGGTGCTTCCAGACGGCGTACAATCACTGACAGCTGATGAACCAACCACTCCACATCCCCAGGGGGGCTTATCGCAGATCGGATCGAGACGATCCGATTGCATCTGAACGGCCAGGCGGGGATTCAACCCGGTCCAGGCCAATCATCGTTGAGAAAGATCTACGGTTAGTCGACAGCGAGGTAACCGTGTTGATCGGTGAGCACTTCCAGCTCGCCGTTTACTTCTACGTAGGTACGTTTGTCCTGGCCTTTATAGATCTTTGCCAGCCTTCTCCCCATCAAGACACCATGATTGCAGATGATGAACCCTCGTCCAATCTGCTGCATGTCGCTTCTTTTCCGACTCTCGCTCATACTGGTGTGCTGGATAATTTAGGAGCTATTTCGTGTACCTGTTACCGTTTGCTGGTTGCACAGTCCGTGCCAGTATGGGAAATTTTACCGAAGGTATTTTGATTTCTTTCCGTGGATGTGATTATCATAAAGAAAGATCGAAGTTTTTCGTCGCGTTGTCAGTTCGGTTGTCATGGGTGATGGAAACAACGGTGCTGGTATGCGAGCAGAGTCGTAGCCGATAGTGAAAACAACGTTTACGATTTTGGGGTTGGGCGATACTTTGGTTTCCTCTTTGTCAGGTTTTGGCCTTTCTCTGTGCGTCCTTCACGCTATCCGAGCGGCAGAAAGGGGGTGTTTTCTTCTGCGCTATCTCAAACATCTTGGAACAATTGACAAATTGTATTGAGCTCGGTAATGTGAAGGAATGCGGACCAGGTTGAGAGGGTCGGTGGTGGAGCAATATCCGGGGGTGGATTCAGAATTGGTGTAAATAGCGTTTACGTTTATGGAAAAGTCATCCGTACCAAACACGCATGAGCAACTCGTCACCTTGCGCAGCCGATTGGCTCAGGTCACCAACGCCTGGACCTTTGACGATTATCGCACGTTCATCACCTTCTATTCGCGGATCATTCCTGAATTTATGGGAGCTGAACGCTGCTCAATTTTCATCATGGAGCGCGGCAGCAACCGGATCTGTTCGATTTTCGGCACCGGGTTGGAAGAGCAGCAGATCGAGCCGCCGCTGGAAGGGAGCATCGTCGGACAAGTCATCAAGACCGGCAAGAGCGTGTTGGAAAACAATCTCAGCAAACACCGCGGTTTTCATTCCAGCAGCGATGAGCAAACCGGTTTCGTCAGTCGCAACTTGATTTGCTCGCCCATCCGCAGCATTACCGGAGAAAGCGTCTCGGGAGCGATTCAGCTGCTCAACAAGAAGGGCGGCGGCATCTTCTCCGGGGACGATCTGCGCAAGCTCGATGAGATCGCGCACTTCCTGTCGATCTCCATCGAATCGGTGATGCTCAATCAGGAGATCCTCACCATCGCCTCCCGCTTCGGCAAGGAGATGGAACGGCTCGAGCAGGCCACCATTCACGGAACCAAGATCATTGCCGAAAGTCCGGCGATGATCGATGTGCTCAACCTGGTACGGATCATCAGCAAGACCCCGGTCAACGTTCTGATCCTCGGTGAAAACGGTACCGGCAAAGAACTGATCGCCAGGATGATCCACGCGCTTGGCGATCGATCCGAGAAACCGTTTGTGCCAGTGAACTGCGCCTGCATCCCCGAGAATCTGGTGGAGAGTGAATTCTTCGGCCATGAGAAGGGTGCTTTCACCGGAGCCGAACAGGCGCGGCGCGGCTTGTTTGAAGAAGCCAGCGGCGGCACGTTGTTTCTCGACGAGATCGGCGAAATGCCGCTGATCATCCAGCCCAAGTTTCTCCGGGTCATCCAGGAGGGTGAAGGGCACCGGCTCGGCAGCAATAGGATGATCTCCTATGATCTGCGGCTGGTGAGTGCCTCCAACCGGGATCTAGCCGCCGAGATAAAGAAAGAGCGGTTTCGCGAAGATCTGTTTTTCCGCCTCTTCTCGGTGGAAATCGTTATCCCGCCGCTGCGTGAGCGGCGGGAGGATATCCTGCCGCTCGCCCAGCATTTTCTTAGTTTGACCAACGAGCGTTTCGGCAAACAGGTGGCCGGCTTTTCGCCGGAGGTCATTGATCTATTCGAGCGCTTTTCCTGGCCGGGAAATGTACGTCAGCTGCTCAAGGAGGTGGAGCGGTTGGTGGCCCTGACCGACAGCGGCCAGGTGATTCAACCGGATCGCTGTTCGCGTGATTTGCTCCATTTCTTCAACAGTCATAAGAAGCGGCGACGTGAGACCGACATTAACGACCTGGCGTTGCCAGCCCAGATCCGGCGGCTCGAGGTGGGGATGATCAAGGAAGCGCTGCTGCGCGCCAACGGTAACAAAACCCAGGCAGCCGCGCTGCTCGACATCACCAGGCAGGGGCTGTTGAAAAAGCTCAAGCGCTATCACCTGTAGCGGTTCCTATCGACTGCCCCTGGGACCGGCCGCAGTGGCCTGGCTCCGGGCCACTTTTCTCAAGGATCGGCAGCGTGCTTGATTCTTCCAGCAGACCTTGACAATAGCTTGTTGGTGAATAATTTAATATTAAACTACTTAGCAAGAAGATCATTTTTGGGTAGCTATGGTAACACCAAAACAGAAACAGGCTTTGACGGTCTTCGTCAAAATGATGCGGGCAGCGGAGTCGCTCTCGGTCTCGGTGCATCGATCGCTGGCCGACGAGGATCTGACCGTCAGTCAGTTTGGCGTGCTCGAGGCATTGTTCCACAAGGGACCGATGTGCCAGAAGGACCTGGCCGGCAAGATCCTGAAGAGCACCGGCAATATCACCATGGTGATCGATAACCTGGAAAAGCGGGGTCTGGTGGAAAGACGAAGGAGCGAGACGGATCGCCGCTTTATCCAGGTGCTGTTGACCGCGGCCGGCCGCGCGTTGATTGCACGGATTTTCCCCGAGCACGCAGCCCGCATCGAGGCGCGGCTGGGCGTGCTCAATCGTAAGGAACTCGACGATTTGGGAGTGTTGTTAAAAAGAGTGGGCCATGCCGCCGCCGCATCATCGACAACGATTCAGGACGACACAAACCGGAGAACGTCCGGGCGTGCCCGCCTTAATGACCATGAGGGAGCGGCGGAGCGAAGCTGAGCGGTCTCACGAAAAGAAAAGGAGAAGAACATGGCACAGGTATTGGTAGTGTATGCAAGTGATTACGGAAACACCGAAAAGATGGCTAAGGCGGCTGTCGCCGGAATCGAATCGGTGGCCGGGGTGTCGGCCGTATTGAAAAAAGCTGAGGACGTGACTGCCGACGATTTGTTGGGAAGCGACGGGGTCATGGTCGGTACCCCCGTACATATGGGCAGCATGGATTGGCGGTTGAAAAAGATGATAGATACCGTCTGCTCGGGGTTGTGGATGCAGGACAAGCTGAACGGCAAGGTGGCCGGGGTGTTCGTCTCCGGCAGCGGTTATGGCGGGGCCGGCAGCGGTGCGGAATTAACCTTCCTGTCGGTGCTCAACAACTTTGCCGAATTGGGCATGATTATCGTGCCGCTGCCGAAAAATACCGAAGGGTATAAAAAGGGCGGCCTGCAATGGGGGCCATACGGTCGTTCGGCTGATGAAGACCTCAAGCCAATCGGTGTCTCCGACGATGCCGTCGCCGTCGCCCGTCGCCACGGTGTGCATGTGGCGCGGGTGGCGTCGGCCCTGGCCGGTAAAGGCATTTTCTCCTGATGCTCTTCCCCCGCCGATCACCGGTCTCAGACCGGTGATCGGCTCGTGCTGGTGGTTCCTCCGGCTCATGCGGACCAATCCTCGATCGAAGAGGCGACGGGGATGGGTGGGATACGGTTCGAATAAAGCCGACCAGCCATTCTGTCCGCGTCTCTCATTTTGATTCATCAAACTCGCGCATATGTGTTATCGACAGAGAAGGCGACGAGCATCGCTGCCAAACGCTGCTCTTCGGCCTCATCGCCGTTATACCACGGCTGACAGACAGGCCGTCCCTGGCCTGCTGTCAGTTGAGGACCTCCTGTCCACAACCCTGCGGGCCTGATGTGGTTTCACGGCGGGCCTACGCGAGGCGTTTTGCAGCGATGCTCGTAGCCGGGTTCGTTGCCGGTACCTCAGAAAAGTACGCTCAATCCGGAGATCCTCATTATTTTCGGTATAACTGCCAGATACGGGGGTAAAGAGGTTTACGCCCAGAGGGTGATGGCCGGGTAGTGTGATACGGCGAAAACGATATCGGTTCTGGTGATGATGCCGATGATGTCGTCGGCACTGTTGGTTACCGGGATACAGTTGAGATCGCATTCATACATCACCCGGGCGACCCGCCTGATATCGGCAACCGGGTCGGCGGAGATGAGCGGTCGGGAGACCAGGGGCGCGATGCTGCCCTGCTCCGCGTGGCGCAACGTCTTGTCCTCGATCAGCAACACCTTGAGCAGGCTGTCCTTGGTGATCAGGCCGAGGGGCCGATGGGCGTCGTTGAGCACGGGGAGCTGTTTAATCTTTTTTTCTTCCAGCAACTCATAGCACTCGACGATGGGAGTGGAGTCGGCCACGGTGATCACCGGCCGCTTCATGATCTGGGAGGCATGATAGATGGCCCCCTCCCGCTGCGACCCGATCATCTTCTTGTAGGCGTTGATCGCTTCGCTGGTGAACGGCAAAGCTGATCCCATCTCCTCCTGCTGTTCTTCAGAAACCAGCGGTTTGACGCGTTTGGTCGGAGAGATCCCGGCCACCCGATACAGCTCCTCCAAACTGCTGCGAAAGCCCAGTCCCTGGTCGTTGTAGACGGCAAACATAAGATCTCCCGTGAGGCGCATCCCGATAGGCAGAGAAACGTTGTCCGGCTATCACCATAATCAACGATTCGGTAAAGAGCATCGTTGATTGTCAGAAAAATGTCAGAATTGTTGGTTAGCCTCAGTCCAGTCCTCGTTTCGGCCGACGAGCATGGTTCACAAACCTTCACCAACGAAAAGCTACATCAGACCGGGAGGTATGTTATGAAAACGCGCAAGACGCTGGTCATGCTGCTGTGCTCACTCTTTCTGCTGATGGCCTTCTCCGGCGTGGCCACCGTCCAGGCGGCTGATGCCAAGGCCTCGACGGCTGCCGGACAAGCCGTTGCGGACGTCATCAACATCAATCAGGCCGATATCGAGACGCTGGCGACCTTGCCGGGTATAGGGCCGAAAATTGCCGAGCGCATCACTGCCTATCGGGAGTCGAACGGACCGTTCCAATCGGTGGACGATCTCCTCAACGTGAAAGGCATCGGGGAGAAGATGCTGGAGAAGATCAAACCGTTAATCACCGTATCCTGATCCCGCCCCTCCGGCCGCCGTCGAACCTCATGTGCAGGAAGAGGTTCGACGGCGGTTTTCGTCGACAGGCTAGCCGATCTCCAGGCGTGGTTCTCCGGGGAAATAGCGGTCAATATCGCCGATACAAAAGCATTGGCTCAAACGCGCCAAGGCCTTGCTGTTTGTCGCCAGTTCATGAGCAGCACGATCGTTGAGAGGCTGTTCGGGCAGGGGCAGCACGAGAATCGGCCGGGCTCCCCAGACGGTGGTGATCAGATCGATCAACTGGCTACCTGCGATCTGCATCAGCTCCGGTGCCAGTAACGCCTCCGGTGGGACTTCTCGGTTCGCTGCGTCGTGAAAGGTCAGGGTGAGCCGGGACTGCTGCCATGCTGCGGTGAGGCGCGGGGAGCAGCCGTTTTCCCAGCAGGTTCGGTTACCACTGGCAAATATCTGACGACGGACGGTTTCGCTTTTGCTCTCGAGCCTCTCCCCCAAGGTAGTCTCCAGTCGGGTCAGCACGGCCTGAAGTGGTGTTCCCGCCTCGGTCTGGTACGACGCAGCGGTCGGTGTCGATGAGGGCTCAACAGAGAGCACGATCGATAACGGCAGCCGCCGTCGCACCAGCTGCCTGGCGGCGGAGAACGATTCGGCCCGGCGGATCAAGTGCTGCAGTTCGTCCAACGACCCCCGATCACCCGGTTGTCTGGCGCCTTGTTGTTCAACCCAGGCAGACAGATCGCGCATGAGTGCGCCCTTGATCCGATCGGTGGGCTGCAGGTCGCCGAGTTGCCGGAACAGCGCCTGCTCGCCGTCGATCGCATCCTCCGCAGCCGCTCTGAGGGTGTTTACCTGCTCGGCTATCTCGCTCCATCTGGTGGACGACGCCAGTTCGATGAAGTTGATCCAGCGGGAGTGATCGAGCCGCCGCCCCACCTCGATCAGATCCGTCTCGAAGAGCAGCGGACTGATGGTGGCCAGCTCCGCCACCAGATCGGGGTCACTGTCGTAAACCCCCAGCATGATAGTTCGTTTGTGCAGCTTGACGGTGCGCAGGTGGCCGCTCTGCCTGATGAGCCGGGGCAGATCCCTGAATGGTTGCACGTCCCGGCAGCGGTACGGGGGGTTGAGACTCTCCAGGGCGGTGGCGATTGCTTCCCGCCTGGGGCCTTCGGGCGCGTGAATCAGGTTCAGGTCGCCCTGGACCTTGAGCCAGTCGGTCTCCGGGATGGGGCCGAGGCCACGGAATTTCACTTTAACCAATTTCATGGGCAGCCTGGATGGGGGTTAACGCTGGCTTAACCATAAGGCCTCAATGACGTATTTCAATGATTCCTTGTGTAAGCATTGTTTTTCTAGTATGAAAGCAAGGGCCTCGGCACGTGCCGAAGAGCGGTTTAACAGGAGCACCTACGCGGCGGGTAGCTTATGGAAATGGTGGCAAAAGTATCGGTGCATGGCGGACACAGCGGGCAGTTCTGCAATCACGCAACCGATTCGTTGGAAGAGGTGGTCAAGGCTTATATCGATCAGGGGTTCTCCTGGGTGGGCATTACCGAACACGCCCCGGGGGTCAGCGAGGAATTGCTCTACACCGACCAACGGCAGGCCGGGCTGACGCCGGCGCTGCTCTACCAGCGCTTCGGCACCTATGTCACCGAGTGTCGCCGCTTGCAGGCCCTCTACGCCGACCGGATCCGCCTCTATACGGCCATGGAAATCGAGACCTACAGCGGCTATCGCCAGTTCGTTCCAGACCTGGTCGCGGTCTTCAAACCCGATTATATCGTCGGCTCCGTGCATTTCGTGGACGATATCAATTTCGATTACTCACCAGAGATGTATGAGCGGGCGGCAGCTCACGCCGGCGGGGTCGATCGACTGTATCACCGTTATTTCGACCTGCAGTATGAGATGATCGAATTTCTGCGGCCGGCGGTGGTCGGTCACTTCGATCTGGTCAGGATCTTTGACGCTGATTACCGCCGTCGACTTGAACAGCCGGACATCCTGGCCAGGATCGAACGGAACCTGCAGGCGGTGAAAAAGCATGATCTCATTCTCGATTTCAATCTGCGCGCCTTGGCCAAAGGCGCGTCCGAGCCTTATCTTGCCGAACCGATCCTGCACCTGGCCAGATCGTACGACATCGCCGTCGTTCCCGGCGACGATTCCCACGGTAGTGGCGACGTCGGCAATTTTTTCGACAGAGGAGTCGCGATCCTCCAGCACCACGGTTTTTCCACCCAGTGGCGCCGACCAGTTTGAACAGCGGTGCCGGGCCGCATGGCGACAGCCGGTTCGTTTCCGATCGTCCATGGCACCGGGCTCGGTGATGGTTACCGTATCGATAGACGACGCTGTGGCCGGAAAATGCGGCGCCTATCAGAACCATCGTGTGCGATAAGGGGCGCGTGAAAGTTTCGAAATTTCGTTCAAGAATCAGGCGCGAAAGAACATTTTGCCGCAGCCATATATATATGATATTCAGAGGATAACGTGTGATCGTGCAACGAAGAGATGGAGCGAAGCGACACGGTTTCAAGGTTCCCACAAAAATGAGCTGAACCAATGACCACCAATATGGAGTTGTTTTCCGATTACGTCTGCCCGTGGTGTTACTTCATGACCGGGCGCATCGAGCGCCTGCTTACGGAGTTCGATGTGTCCATCACCTGGCGGGTGTTCCCGCTGCATCCCGATACCCCGGATGAAGGACGTGATCTTGACGAGATTTATCAACGTTATCCCTATCCAAAAGAAGACCTGATCGAGCACCTGAAACGCAACGCCCGAGCGTTGAACATGCCTTATTGCGAGCGATCGAAAACCTATAATACCAGGCTGGCGCAAGAACTCGGGTTATGGGCGGAAGCGAAAGGGGCCGGGCCCCGTTTCCACCAGCAGGCTTTTACCGCTTACTTCGTTCACCACGACAATCTGGCCCGCAAGGATGTGCTCTTCTGTCTCGTCGAGCGAGCTGGCCTCGAGGTGGCTGAAGCCGAACGAGTGCTGGCCGACCGATCGTTTGCCGCCGCTGTCGATAAGGATTGGCAGCGGGCCGACGATCTGGGCATCACGGCGGTGCCGACCTTCGTTATCGGAGATAAGAAGCTGGTGGGTGCCCAGGAATACCGGTCCCTGTCGAAATTCGTCAACGAATGCGGAGTGGCCCGCCGGTCGTGAGGTCAGGGGCGGGCCGCTGGTCCGTCTCCACGAAGTGCCTGCCATGCAGTCGGTCGCGCCGGCTAGAAATTGAAGACCTTCGCCTCGGCGGCCATGTCGATCAGGTGTGGTCCACCGTCGAGCGCCATGTTGGCGTGGAATTTCGACTCGTCCAGGTGGCGGTTTTTGGCACAAGGCGTACAGACCCCGACGTGCACCTCGTGTTCCACCAAGTAGGGCAGGTAGTCGTTCACGCAGTCGCCGGTATCTGTCTTGCGGCTGCCGTCGCGATCTTTCGTCGCCCAGTCGACGCCGCTGTCGATAAAAAAGAGATCGACGTGATGACCCTTCCCGTGGGCGATCTTGGCAAACTGGAAACAGCGGGTGGCTTTCTCGAAATCGTTGTCGCGCAGCACAAACAAAAAGTTGGCCATGAGTGGTCTCCCGGCATAAATGGTGATTATGGTACGGTCCAAACACCTTATCGACAATCGGGATCGGATAATACCTGGTCCCGGATCTTTTCCCAGACGGCTGCCACCCCGGCAACAAAGCCTTGGGCATACTCGTCATAGCTGAAGCCTTCAGGAACTTGCTCGGCACAGCGGTGTGCCGCGGCCTGGAGGTCGGGCCACAGAGCCGAATCGCAGGCAACGACGGTTTCCTGTAGGCCCTGGAAGGTGACGGGGACGGTTTTGCGGACCAGATGCAGGTCGCTGAGGGCGACAAACGGTTCGTAATCGATACGTTCGTTGCCGATGAAGGTCTGGGCGTCTTGTTTGCCGAGATCGGATGAGCGGCTGGTGTGTTTCATGTGCGAGCCTCCGGAAAATGGGTCGGTTCCGGCTTAATAGACCGTTCCCGGGCCGTGCTGTCAAGAGGATCGAACGAGGCGGTGCGGGGGGAGAACGAAACGGGGGTGACGGCTGTTCAGCCGGCACCCCCGTTTCGCTTACAAGGCTACAATGTTCTTTACTGCTTATTGCTGAACGACGTTGGCCGCCGCCGGTCCCTTGGGTCCGTCGACAACGTCGAAAGTGACGGAAGCTCCCTCATCGAGGGATTTGAAGCCGTCGGCCCGGATGGCGCTGTGGTGGACGAAGACATCTCCGCCTCCCTGTTGAGCGATGAATCCGAAACCTTTCGCGTCGTTAAACCATTTTACTGTGCCTTTTGCCATGGGTACTACTCCTTTGTGTGTGGCCCTCTTCGGGACCGTTGTGATACATCGGATCGAACGTTCGATCCGTGCTGCTGCACGCGTTGGTGCATTGTTCAAGATCTGCGCAGGATAGCCCGCCAGATCAGATGCCAAAATCAAATGATGCCGCGCGGCTTCGTCGCGAGGCGCTCTTGCCGCGCTGTCGCGGCGCACTTTTCTGCGGCCGCTTTGCCTGCCGGGGTGTCTGCTCCGCTGGTCCGGCCGGTTTGGTCGTCGCCGTCTCATACGAGTGGTGCCGGTAGGACAGATGGGCCCCGAGGCTTCGTTCCAACCGTGCGGCCAAGTGCCCGTTGTCCTCGGCGATGAAGCTGATGGCCTCGCCGTTATGCTGTGCCCGCCCGGTCCGGCCGGTGCGATGGGTGTAAGTTTCGGCGGTCTCCGGCATGTCGAAGTTGATGATATGCGAGATCTCCGAGACGTCGATACCGCGGGAAGCGATATCGGTGGCCACTAGAATGGTATAGGAACCGTCTTTAAAGCCGTTCAACGCCTGCTGCCGTTTCTGCTGGGAGAGGTTGCCCTGCAATGAGGTCGCCCGAAGGCCGGAGGTTTCCAGTTGGCGAGCCAGGTTCTTGGCTTTGTGCTTGGTTCGGGTGAAGACAATGGCCGATCGTACCCCTTCGTTGTTGAGCACGTCCCGCAGCAGCGCCACCTTGTCCTGCTGCGCCACCCGCATGAACACATGGGAGATGGTGGCAATGGCCTTGGTGTGGTCGATCTGGACGGTCACCGGCGCAGAGAGGATGGCCTCCACCAGAGCGCGGATTTCGGCCGGCATGGTGGCGGAAAAGACCAGGTTCTGTCGCTGTTTTGGCAGCAGTTTGATGATCCGCCGGATATCCGGCAGGAAACCGCGATCAAACATATGATCCGCTTCGTCAAGGACAAGGGTGCGGATGTTGGTCAGGGTGAGCGCCCCTTCCTGAACGAGGTCGAGCAGTCGGCCGGGACAGGCCACGACACTGTCGATGCCGCTTCTGATGCGGGCAATTTGCCCTGCCTTGCCGACGCCACCATAAAAGACAGCACTGCGCAAGCCGGTGCGAGCTGCCAGTTTGTTGATATAGTCGTTGGTCTGCTCGGCCAGTTCCCTGGTCGGAGAGATGATCAATGCCCGTGGTCCGGGTGTTGGCTTGCCCGTCCGCTCCAGCAGTCTTTGTAAGATCGGCAGGACGAAAGCGGCAGTCTTGCCGGTACCGGTCTGGGCCAGGCCCAGCAGGTCGCGGCCGTCAAGAACAGGGCCGATGGCCGCCTCTTGGATGGGGGTTGGCACGGTGTAACCACAGGCTTGTAAATTGGCCTGCAGTTGATGATGCAAGGGGAATGCGGTGAAACTCATGAAAGCTCCTGATGATGCTGGGTGAAATCCGGGTCGGTAGTCCCACCCGTATCGTGTTGTAAGGGAATGCCCTGAGGGCAAGATGTCTCGTAACCGTTTGGAATAAAAGTATCTGCTGCCGTTCTGGCGGGAATTCCGGGTCAGCGCAGTCGGCCGCAGTCGGCCGTGCGTCTAGCTCGTTTCTGTGTCAGGGAATGGCGGAGAATTATCTTCTGCCCCGCGTCTTCTTTTTCGGCTTTGCCTCGTTGCAGACCAACTGACGGCTCTTGTAGACCCGTTTATTGAGGTCTTCCATCGCCTGCTGGCCGCCGGACCGGTCTGCCATCTCTACGAAAGCAAACCCCTTGGGCCGGCCGGTAAACTGGTCCAGGACCAGGTTCATCTCAACGACTTCACCGTGCGGGGTGAGCATACCGCGCAAATCAGTCTCGTTAATATCATACGGCAGATTGCCGATAAAGAGTTTCATCCCTTTTCTCCAGGGGCTGCGATCAGCAAGAATCTCTATCGGCAACAAAAAAGAAGGCTACAAGATAGATGGCATCAGACGCTGTGCGTGATCCGTGGGTGAAATGTCATCACTGAGACGACACCATAACCGCTTTCGTGAGAAATACAAGAAGAAAATGAAATAATAAACCGGGGCCCCGTCGATCGGGGCCCCGGTTGGGGAAGGCTATGCCAGCGCGGGTTCTTTACCAGCGCTCGGTTCCGACGATATCACTGACGTCGAGGCAGTTGGCCTTTTCCTCTGCGGTCAGGTCTTCCTTGGCCTTGATCTTGCCTTTCAGGTCGTCGGCGTAGCAAGCGTATTCCTTGCCGTTTTTGTCCCTGATCCAGACCAGCGATTCATATCCACCTTTCATGGCTTTTCTCCTTGTGCGTGTTTTGTATGTGGCTCATGGCCATCTCTACATTTTATTTACCACCGTTCGGTGCCGACGATCTCGCTGACATCCAAGCAGCGGGATCTATCTGTTTCGTTCAGCAATCCCTTGACTGCATCGTTGCTTTTTATATCGTCTGCATAGCAGGCGTACTCTTTACCGTTGTTATCTTTGATCCAGACGATCGATTCGTAACCACCTTTCATGATACCCTCCATTTTGGTGTTGGTTGGTGTTAGGTCAAAGGTAAGGCTCGATTGAGCGTGCATCAATAGATGAATAAGGGTAGTATAGTGGTAGTTAATACTATTATAATCGTTCAACCGCTCACGCCGGATATCCGCGACCAGGGAGGCGAAGGGTAGTGCTGGAAAACGCCTCGCGAAGGCCCGCCGCCACGCCACAGCAGGCCCGCAGGGTTGCGGGCAGGACGTCCACAACTGACGGCAGGCCACGGATAGCCTGGCTGCCAGCCGTGACGTGACGGCGATGGGGACGAAGTGCAGTGTTTGGAAGCACTACCCTTTGCCGGTTTCTTCGCCGGTAACTCGGAGAGGTACGCTTCCGGATAAACCACCCTTATGTACCGATGGTGTCCCATGAACTCAGCAGCACTTACGGTCTGG encodes the following:
- a CDS encoding ComEA family DNA-binding protein, whose amino-acid sequence is MKTRKTLVMLLCSLFLLMAFSGVATVQAADAKASTAAGQAVADVININQADIETLATLPGIGPKIAERITAYRESNGPFQSVDDLLNVKGIGEKMLEKIKPLITVS
- a CDS encoding RNA recognition motif domain-containing protein gives rise to the protein MKLFIGNLPYDINETDLRGMLTPHGEVVEMNLVLDQFTGRPKGFAFVEMADRSGGQQAMEDLNKRVYKSRQLVCNEAKPKKKTRGRR
- a CDS encoding DsbA family oxidoreductase; amino-acid sequence: MTTNMELFSDYVCPWCYFMTGRIERLLTEFDVSITWRVFPLHPDTPDEGRDLDEIYQRYPYPKEDLIEHLKRNARALNMPYCERSKTYNTRLAQELGLWAEAKGAGPRFHQQAFTAYFVHHDNLARKDVLFCLVERAGLEVAEAERVLADRSFAAAVDKDWQRADDLGITAVPTFVIGDKKLVGAQEYRSLSKFVNECGVARRS
- a CDS encoding DsrE family protein is translated as MANFLFVLRDNDFEKATRCFQFAKIAHGKGHHVDLFFIDSGVDWATKDRDGSRKTDTGDCVNDYLPYLVEHEVHVGVCTPCAKNRHLDESKFHANMALDGGPHLIDMAAEAKVFNF
- a CDS encoding flavodoxin domain-containing protein; the encoded protein is MAQVLVVYASDYGNTEKMAKAAVAGIESVAGVSAVLKKAEDVTADDLLGSDGVMVGTPVHMGSMDWRLKKMIDTVCSGLWMQDKLNGKVAGVFVSGSGYGGAGSGAELTFLSVLNNFAELGMIIVPLPKNTEGYKKGGLQWGPYGRSADEDLKPIGVSDDAVAVARRHGVHVARVASALAGKGIFS
- a CDS encoding DEAD/DEAH box helicase, giving the protein MSFTAFPLHHQLQANLQACGYTVPTPIQEAAIGPVLDGRDLLGLAQTGTGKTAAFVLPILQRLLERTGKPTPGPRALIISPTRELAEQTNDYINKLAARTGLRSAVFYGGVGKAGQIARIRSGIDSVVACPGRLLDLVQEGALTLTNIRTLVLDEADHMFDRGFLPDIRRIIKLLPKQRQNLVFSATMPAEIRALVEAILSAPVTVQIDHTKAIATISHVFMRVAQQDKVALLRDVLNNEGVRSAIVFTRTKHKAKNLARQLETSGLRATSLQGNLSQQKRQQALNGFKDGSYTILVATDIASRGIDVSEISHIINFDMPETAETYTHRTGRTGRAQHNGEAISFIAEDNGHLAARLERSLGAHLSYRHHSYETATTKPAGPAEQTPRQAKRPQKSAPRQRGKSASRRSRAASFDFGI
- a CDS encoding cold-shock protein, which codes for MAKGTVKWFNDAKGFGFIAQQGGGDVFVHHSAIRADGFKSLDEGASVTFDVVDGPKGPAAANVVQQ
- a CDS encoding histidinol-phosphatase; the encoded protein is MEMVAKVSVHGGHSGQFCNHATDSLEEVVKAYIDQGFSWVGITEHAPGVSEELLYTDQRQAGLTPALLYQRFGTYVTECRRLQALYADRIRLYTAMEIETYSGYRQFVPDLVAVFKPDYIVGSVHFVDDINFDYSPEMYERAAAHAGGVDRLYHRYFDLQYEMIEFLRPAVVGHFDLVRIFDADYRRRLEQPDILARIERNLQAVKKHDLILDFNLRALAKGASEPYLAEPILHLARSYDIAVVPGDDSHGSGDVGNFFDRGVAILQHHGFSTQWRRPV
- a CDS encoding CBS domain-containing protein → MFAVYNDQGLGFRSSLEELYRVAGISPTKRVKPLVSEEQQEEMGSALPFTSEAINAYKKMIGSQREGAIYHASQIMKRPVITVADSTPIVECYELLEEKKIKQLPVLNDAHRPLGLITKDSLLKVLLIEDKTLRHAEQGSIAPLVSRPLISADPVADIRRVARVMYECDLNCIPVTNSADDIIGIITRTDIVFAVSHYPAITLWA
- a CDS encoding sigma-54-dependent Fis family transcriptional regulator, giving the protein MEKSSVPNTHEQLVTLRSRLAQVTNAWTFDDYRTFITFYSRIIPEFMGAERCSIFIMERGSNRICSIFGTGLEEQQIEPPLEGSIVGQVIKTGKSVLENNLSKHRGFHSSSDEQTGFVSRNLICSPIRSITGESVSGAIQLLNKKGGGIFSGDDLRKLDEIAHFLSISIESVMLNQEILTIASRFGKEMERLEQATIHGTKIIAESPAMIDVLNLVRIISKTPVNVLILGENGTGKELIARMIHALGDRSEKPFVPVNCACIPENLVESEFFGHEKGAFTGAEQARRGLFEEASGGTLFLDEIGEMPLIIQPKFLRVIQEGEGHRLGSNRMISYDLRLVSASNRDLAAEIKKERFREDLFFRLFSVEIVIPPLRERREDILPLAQHFLSLTNERFGKQVAGFSPEVIDLFERFSWPGNVRQLLKEVERLVALTDSGQVIQPDRCSRDLLHFFNSHKKRRRETDINDLALPAQIRRLEVGMIKEALLRANGNKTQAAALLDITRQGLLKKLKRYHL
- a CDS encoding MarR family winged helix-turn-helix transcriptional regulator encodes the protein MVTPKQKQALTVFVKMMRAAESLSVSVHRSLADEDLTVSQFGVLEALFHKGPMCQKDLAGKILKSTGNITMVIDNLEKRGLVERRRSETDRRFIQVLLTAAGRALIARIFPEHAARIEARLGVLNRKELDDLGVLLKRVGHAAAASSTTIQDDTNRRTSGRARLNDHEGAAERS